The DNA region CACCTGGGTGCCCTGGCGGCGGGCGGCCACCACCCTCGCTTCCCGCAAAACGGCCAGGTGCCTCGAGGTGGCGCCTTGGGGAGGCTGTAAGCGCTGGGCCAAGCGGCCCACGCTTTCCTCCCCTTCCAGAAGGCCCAAAGCGGTGCGCAGGCGGGTGGCCTCCGCCAAGGCGGAGAAGGCCCTCAGGATGCGCTCGAGGTCTTCCGCCAGGAGCCGGTTTTCCCTTGGGGCTTCGTGGCGTTCCCTGCGCTGATTATATGAGTATCCGGAAATGAAGGGTATCCCCACGGGAATGGGGCTTTCGCGTAGGGGGGCTTGGGGGTCTTGGCCCTAGACGAGAGGTCAGGGGGGCGTATAGCCTGAAGAACATGTACGAGGGTAAGATCCTCTACGAAGGCCTCACCTTTGATGACGTTCTCCTCCTCCCCGGGTACTCGGAAGTGTTGCCCCGGGAGGTTTCGGTAAGGACGCGGCTTACCAAAAAGCTTTACCTCAACATCCCCATCCTCTCCGCGGCCATGGACACGGTGACCGAGGCGGAGATGGCCATCGCCATGGCCCGCGAGGGAGGGCTTGGGGTGATCCACAAGAACCTCAGCATCGAGGCCCAGGCCAACATGGTGCGGAAGGTGAAGCGCTCGGAGGCGGGGATGATCCAGGATCCCGTCACCCTGCCCCCCACCGCCACCCTCGAGGACGCCGAGCGCCTCATGCGGGAGTACCGCATCGGGGGGCTTCCCGTGGTGGACCTCTATGGGAGGCTTCTGGGCCTGGTGACCAACCGCGACCTGCGCTTTGAGCGCAACCTGAAGCGGCCCGTCACCGAGGTCATGACCCCCATAGACCGTTTGATCACCGCTCCTCCCGGCACCACCCTGGAGGAGGCGGAGGAGATCCTACGCAAGCACAAGGTGGAGAAGCTTCCCCTGGTGGACGAGGCGGGTAGGCTCAAGGGGCTTCTTACCCTCAAGGACATCGTGAAGCGCAAGCAGTACCCCAACGCTGCCAAGGACCATCTGGGCCGGCTTTTGGTGGGGGCAGCGGTGGGGGCGAGCCGCGACCTCCCGGAGAGGGCGGCGGCCCTGGTGGAGGCGGGGGTGGACGTCCTGGTTCTGGACTCGGCCCACGGGCACTCCAAGGGGATCCTCGAGGCCCTCACCTACTTGAAGGAAACCTTTGGCGACAAGGTGGAGATCATTGCCGGCAACGTGGCCACCCGGGAAGGGGCAAGGGCCCTGGCGGAACGGGGGGCGGATGCGGTGAAGGTGGGCATTGGCCCCGGCTCCATCTGCACCACCCGGGTGGTGACCGGGGTGGGGGTACCGCAGATCTCCGCCATCCTCGAGGCGGTGGCAGGGGTAAAGGACCTGGATGTGCCCATCATCGCCGATGGGGGCATCAAGTACACCGGCGATGTGGCCAAGGCCCTGGCGGCGGGGGCCCATTCGGTGATGCTGGGGAGCATGCTGGCGGGCACCGACGAGGCCCCGGGGGAGGAGGTGCTGAAGGACGGGCGCCGCTACAAGCTCTACCGGGGGATGGGCTCCCTGGGAGCCATGAAGCAGGGCTCTGCCGACCGCTACTTCCAGGAGCCGGGTAGGGGAGGGGAGACCGAGGCCAAGAAGCTGGTGCCCGAAGGGATCGAGGGCATGGTGCCCTATAAGGGCCCCGTGGCCGATGTCCTCTACCAGATCGTGGGCGGCCTGAGGAGCGCCATGGGCTACGTGGGGGCCCCGGATATAGAAACCTTCCGGCAAAAAGCCCGCTTCGTGCGCATGACCATGGCGGGCCTCATCGAAAGCCACCCCCACGACGTGGTGGTCATCAAGGAGGCTCCCAACTACTCCCCCTAAGGCCGCCCCACCCTCTTCGGACTAGTCTCCGAAAAGTTTCTCAAAGGCCTCCCCGCCCCCCTTCTTGCGGGCCAGGCGGTAGGTGCCCTCTTTTTCCTCCAGCCTTCCCTCCGCTACCAGGGCCCTCAGGGTGTCCTCCAGCTCCTTTTTGGAGAAGGCTTCCCCCTCTTCGTCCAGGTAGCGCTGGATCTCCTTGAAGGTGGCAAAGCGCAAAGCCTCCACCGCCCGCATGACCCATGCCTTGCGATCCATACCACCATCCTATCCCCTTTCCCCGTGGCATCCTGGACGTGTGGACCCCTACCGGGAGTACCAGGACTACGTGGTGGCCTCGAGGCTCCTGGTGGCCCTGGGGCTTTCCCGGGAGGTGCTTTCCCTGGCCCAGTATGCCCGGCTTCGCCTTAAGCGCATGGAGCTTGTCCAGAAGGGATGGTTCGGCCGCCTGGAAAGCTTGGATGAGCGCCTGCGCTATGGCTTCTTCAGCAATCCCCTAAAGCTCAAGGAGTTCCTCAAGCGCACCGCCCACGCCCCCTTTTGGGCCTCCCCCCTGGCCTTTGAGGCCCTACTTTTCCCCGAGGAGCAGGCCCGCCTGGCCTACCCGGGGCAGGCGGGGGAGTACTACCTGGGCTGGCTCAGGCTACCCCATCTCCTCATGGACCCCCTGGCCTTTGAGGAGGCCCTGAGGGAGCAGGAGGCCCGGGCCCAGGCCCTTCCCCTCTTCCTCAACGCCTTCCACCGGGTACCCGGCCCTTGATGCCTTTCGTCCTTGGGCCTAACCCTAGGCCTCTTCCTCGAGAAGGGGCAGGCGCACCCGGAAGAGGGTCAGGCCGGGCTGGCTTTCCACGGCGATCTCTCCCCCGTGGGCCTTGGCGATGGCCTGGGCGATGGCCAGGCCAAGGCCTGTGCCTCCTCCGGGTCCCCGGGCGAAGCGCTCAAAGAGGCGGGGAAGGAGGTCTTCAGGGATTCCCGGACCATGGTC from Thermus antranikianii DSM 12462 includes:
- a CDS encoding ArsR/SmtB family transcription factor, whose translation is MGIPFISGYSYNQRRERHEAPRENRLLAEDLERILRAFSALAEATRLRTALGLLEGEESVGRLAQRLQPPQGATSRHLAVLREARVVAARRQGTQVFYRLGLGFIT
- the guaB gene encoding IMP dehydrogenase produces the protein MYEGKILYEGLTFDDVLLLPGYSEVLPREVSVRTRLTKKLYLNIPILSAAMDTVTEAEMAIAMAREGGLGVIHKNLSIEAQANMVRKVKRSEAGMIQDPVTLPPTATLEDAERLMREYRIGGLPVVDLYGRLLGLVTNRDLRFERNLKRPVTEVMTPIDRLITAPPGTTLEEAEEILRKHKVEKLPLVDEAGRLKGLLTLKDIVKRKQYPNAAKDHLGRLLVGAAVGASRDLPERAAALVEAGVDVLVLDSAHGHSKGILEALTYLKETFGDKVEIIAGNVATREGARALAERGADAVKVGIGPGSICTTRVVTGVGVPQISAILEAVAGVKDLDVPIIADGGIKYTGDVAKALAAGAHSVMLGSMLAGTDEAPGEEVLKDGRRYKLYRGMGSLGAMKQGSADRYFQEPGRGGETEAKKLVPEGIEGMVPYKGPVADVLYQIVGGLRSAMGYVGAPDIETFRQKARFVRMTMAGLIESHPHDVVVIKEAPNYSP